The Pelodiscus sinensis isolate JC-2024 chromosome 30, ASM4963464v1, whole genome shotgun sequence genome has a window encoding:
- the LOC102458802 gene encoding olfactory receptor 11A1-like: MKPAENKQQGNETLITEFILLEFGAFMQLQVFLFLLFLVVYIVTVVGNVLIVALVVANRHLHTPMYFFLGNLSCLETCYSSTILPRLLAGFLTGDRTISIGGCLTQFYFFGSLATSECSLLSMMSYDRYLAICKPLHYAALMNSKFCITLVAASWLGGFLSIAILIFLMSQFTFCGPAEIDHFFCDLTPIIKQSCSDTHVLEVTAFIHSSVFTLPPFLLTLASYVCIISTILKIPSSTGRQKAFSTCSSHLIVVTIFYGTLVLVYVVSGSDALRDLNKVFSVFYGVLTPLVNPLIYSLRNKEVKKAVRKAALRFLGFDKNTAISR; this comes from the coding sequence ATGAAACCCGCGGAAAACAAACAACAGGGAAACGAAACCCTCATCACAGAATTCATCCTCCTGGAATTCGGGGCTTTCATGCAGCTGCAGGttttcctcttcctgctgtttctggTCGTCTACATCGTGACCGTTGTGGGGAACGTCCTCATTGTGGCGCTGGTGGTGGCCAATCGgcacctccacacccccatgtacttcttcctggggaacctGTCCTGCTTGGAGACCTGCTACAGCTCTACCATCCTGCCCCGACTGCTGGCTGGGTTCCTGACGGGGGACAGGACCATCTCTATTGGCGGTTGCCTTACCCAATTTTATTTCTTTGGTTCCCTGGCAACCAGTGAGTGTTCTCTCTTGTCTATGATGTCGTACGACCGGTATTTAGCGATATGCAAACCCCTGCACTACGCGGCCCTGATGAACAGCAAATTTTGCATCACGCTAGTGGCTGCTTCTTGGTTAGGCGGGTTTCTCTCAATTGCTATCTTAATATTTCTGATGTCCCAATTCACCTTCTGCGGCCCCGCTGAaattgaccatttcttttgtgatttaaCCCCTATAATAAAACAGTCGTGCAGTGACACCCATGTGCTGGAAGTTACTGCGTTCATACATTCCTCCGTCTTCACCCTGCCCCCATTTCTATTAACCCTGGCATCCTACGTGTGTATCATTTCCACCATCCTGAAAATCCCGTCCAGCACCGGGCGGCaaaaagccttctccacctgctcctcccacctcattgtcgTGACCATTTTCTATGGGACCCTGGTCCTTGTATATGTAGTCTCAGGCTCCGATGCCTTGAGGGACCTCAACAAGGTCTTCTCTGTCTTCTATGGGGTCCTGACCCCACTGGTCAACCctctcatctacagcctgagaaacaaggaggtaaAGAAAGCCGTGAGAAAGGCTGCACTTCGATTTTTGGGTTTTGACAAGAATAcagctatttcaagataa
- the LOC102459284 gene encoding olfactory receptor 10A7-like: MTKRDRENLTAISEFILLGFGKQPQLYILLFLLFLIIYIVTIAGNLLIIALVVVDRRLHTPMYFFLGNLSCLETCYSSAILPRLLAGLLTSQYVISANGCFLQSYFFTWLTGYECCLLSIMSYNRYVTICKPLHYATLMNSRFCLQLAAGSWINGMVASTTVTSLISHLSFCGPREIDHFFCDFTPVTKLSCSDTRPIELVTFVLESVFTPPPFLLILVSYVCIILTVLQIPSATRRWKAFSTCSSHLIVVTVFYGTLIIVYLSPKTPTLRDLNKRISVFYTILTPLVNPIIYSLRNKDIKEAVGQVVNKCVALTRDQNIHANFWHH; encoded by the coding sequence ATGACAAAAAGAGACCGTGAAAATCTAACGGCCATCTCGGAGTTCATCCTGCTGGGATTTGGGAAGCAACCTCAATTGTACATTCTTCTCTTCCTGCTGTTCCTAATTATCTACATTGTGACCATAGCCGGGAACCTCCTCATCATTGCGCTGGTGGTGGTTGATCGGcgcctccacacccccatgtacttcttcctggggaacttGTCCTGCTTGGAGACCTGCTACAGCTCCGCCATCCTGCCCCGGCTGCTAGCCGGGCTCCTGACAAGTCAATACGTAATTTCTGCAAATGGCTGTTTCCTGCAATCTTATTTCTTTACCTGGCTAACGGGATATGAGTGTTGCCTCTTGTCCATCATGTCTTACAACAGATACGTCACAATATGCAAGCCGCTGCATTACGCTACTCTTATGAACAGCAGGTTTTGCCTCCAACTAGCAGCAGGGTCTTGGATTAATGGGATGGTGGCTAGCACCACAGTAACATCGTTGATATCCCATCTTAGCTTCTGTGGCCCCCGTGAAATtgaccatttcttctgtgatttCACCCCCGTGACTAAACTCTCCTGCAGCGACACCCGCCCGATCGAACTCGTCACTTTCGTCCTAGAGTCCGTATTCACCCCGCCTCCCTTTCTACTCATCCTCGTCTCCTATGTCTGCATCATCCTCACTGTCCTGCAGATCCCGTCCGCCACCAGGCGGTggaaggccttttccacctgctcctcccacctcatcgtgGTGACCGTGTTCTACGGGACCCTGATCATCGTGTACCTGTCTCCGAAAACCCCCACGCTCCGAGACCTGAACAAAAGGATCTCTGTCTTCTACACCATCCTGACTCCTCTGgtcaaccccatcatctacagcctgagaaacAAAGATATCAAGGAGGCCGTGGGGCAGGTTGTGAATAAATGTGTGGCCTTGACAAGAGATCAGAATATCCATGCTAATTTTTGGCATCACTGA
- the LOC102459044 gene encoding olfactory receptor 10C1-like: MENQSCVTEIELLGFSDFQSLQVLPFVVVCSFYVLALVGNTLIVILTITDSALHTPMYFFLRNLSFLEICYTSVTQPKMLVNLLSDAQTISFAGCGAQMCFFILFGITECCLLSVMAYDRYVAICNPLRYTLVINQSVCAQMAAGSWAFGVLVGCGHTISIFQLPFCGSNRISHFFCDVFPVLSLATTDTHKNEAAVTSTTVIFILVPFLLILLSYGLIISTILKMPSAEGQRKAFSTCSSHLIVVSLFYGTGTFIYMQPSTEQSQGSNRFFSLVYTVLTPTFNPIIYSLRNKEIKCAVRNTIGRKRFPQALSMG, encoded by the coding sequence ATGGAAAACCAGAGCTGTGTGACGGAGATAGAACTGCTGGGATTCTCTGATTTCCAGTCCCTGCAAGTCCTGCCCTTCGTGGTGGTGTGCTCCTTCTATGTCCTGGCCCTGGTGGGGAACACTCTGATTGTGATCCTCACCATCACTGACTCTGcgctccacacccccatgtatttcttcctcaGGAATTTATCCTTCCTGGAAATCTGCTACACCTCAGTCACCCAGCCCAAGATGCTGGTGAACCTGTTGTCGGACGCCCAGACTATCTCCTTCGCAGGCTGTGGGGCTCAGATGTGTTTCTTCATCCTCTTCGGCATCACGGAGTGCTGCCTTCTCTCAGTCATGGCCTACGATCGGTACGTGGCCATATGCAACCCGCTGCGGTACACTCTCGTTATAAACCAGAGCGTCTGTGCTCAGATGGCAGCCGGTTCCTGGGCCTTCGGCGTCCTGGTGGGTTGTGGACACACCATTTCCATATTCCAGCTGCCTTTCTGTGGCTCTAATCGAATCAGCCATTTCTTCTGCGACGTCTTCCCTGTGCTGAGCCTGGCCACCACGGACACGCACAAGAATGAAGCGGCTGTCACTTCCACCACCGTGATCTTCATCCTGGTCCCGTTTTTGCTCATCCTCTTGTCCTACGGCCtcatcatctccaccatcctgaAGATGCCCTCTGCGGAGGGCCAGCGCAAGGCCTTCTCCacttgctcctcccacctcatcgtgGTTTCTCTCTTCTACGGGACTGGAACGTTTATTTATATGCAGCCCAGTACAGAACAGTCCCAGGGCAGTAACAGGTTCTTTTCCCTAGTATACACCGTGCTGACTCCAACATTTAACCCAATTAtttacagcctgaggaacaaggagataAAATGTGCCGTCAGAAATACAATAGGTAGGAAAAGGTTCCCTCAGGCCTTATCGATGGGCTGA